The sequence GCATTCGCAAGAGGTTCTCTTAACAGTTTTGCTATTTCTTTGCTGACTTTTCCTTTAACTTTTTCATTCCAGTATGCTTTCATAAACTCAATGGCTGGCTTTCCTTCAATAAACATATCTTCAAGTTTTTTCTTGAAAAGTTCTTCATCTATCTTCTTTGCAGTTAGGGTCAGTTCCTTGAATTTAGCAGTTTTCATATTGATATTCAGCTGGTCAACTAAAAATCCCATCGGGTTCTTAAGCTTTTTGTTTGTAAGGGCTTTCTTGATAATTGATACGACCATATCATCATCGTATATATCCTTGTCTGCATTAATAAGCAAAAACAGGATTTCATTTTCGGTAAGTGTATTTATTACAGCTCCCTTTTTCATATTACCTAAAGACTTTGCAGTCTGGAGTTCTTTGATATACCTGATTATTTCCTCAACCTTGTCTTTATAATGCTTTCTTAACTGTCCTATGTTTGCCCATGTTATTTCCATTGCAACCGGTAATTCTTTTGATTGTTGCAGAACTTCATTTTTATCTGCCTCTACCTTTTCCTTAATTTCCTCTATTTTTTCAAAATCAAAGTTTATCTTTGGCTTGAAATAGAATGTAATAAATCCTATCCTTCTGCCTTTTCTGTGGTATTCCACATCAGTTATTTCTATATCTGTGTATTTGTTTACTTCCTCTACTGCTTTTTCTATTACCCTTCTCCTAAGGTCAAGAAAATCCTTATAATCATCACTCAATAATTTTTTCTTTTTTGTTTTCTTATCTATGACAAACACTCTTGTTCCTATCTTCTCCCGGAACTCATCTATATCAAATGTTCTTTCCCCTATTTTTTCATACTGCTTTAAAAGCTCATATAGTCTAATTGAGTATTTTGACCGCATCGGCATTATATTTTTCAGGTGATAAGCAATGAATTTATTTCGCAACTCAAACAGAAAGCTTGATATTGAATAAGTAAACTTATAAACTACCTTCCATCCATTTGTGGTTTTTTTAAAGTCCACATCCTCAAATATCCAGATAGTCCTATATCTCGTTAGCCTGCCTTCATCATCAAACTCTGTTATTGTTATAGCACTATTATCCCTCAAGTATTCTGCCATATCCATCACATAATCTTCCATAAAATACTTGTCTTTTACCTGTTTGAGATTTATGTAATCTTCCACATTAAAACTATAAGTTCTATTAGCTATTTCCTCTGGTGATGTAGGTTTTTCATCTTGGGTCGCTATTTGGGCTATCATTAAAAGCATTAACTTGTATTTTTCTGCTGTATCTATCGTGTGAATACCCTCATTTAGAAGGTTATCTTTTTTCACTATTTCACCTCTAAATTGCTTTATTTCTCTATTATTTTCCCCCATCTTTATAACCTCTAAAATAAGTTTGACCATAAGTTTAAAGCAGGATATTAAAATTGTCAATATGTCCTGTTTATTAGAGTAAATGTCCTGTTTATTAGAGTAAATGTCCTGTTTATTAGAGTAAATGTCCTGTTTATTAGAGTAAATGTCCTGTTTATTTTTTTGCAAGCCTTGATTTACAAGGCTTTCCGACCGCCGAAAAAGTATTTAAAAAGTAATTAAAAAGGATTTAAAAAGATATATGATGATGATGATATATATAAAAAACATAAAAAAATGCGAATAAATATAAAAAGATATTTAAGCGAATATATTTTGAACTTAATTTTGAATTTTTTGAATTTAAAGAACTTTAAAGAACTTTCCTGACTTTAAAAACTAAAAATTACTACCTACTTATTCCCGAAAAAATTAAGAAATACCCGCCCGATTGGTCAAATTTGACATAACGGATTAAAAAGAAAAAAAAGGGAGACGAATAGGAAAGAAAAAAGAGGTGTTAGTTTTGAGTTTTGAACGGTTCTTGGGATGGATAGTGGGAAGCTGGATAGGTTTGTTGATTTTCCTGCTTGTTAAGTTCCTTATTGATGGGTTCATCTGGAAATATAATTAAAACCATTGCCATTAAAACAAAAATCATAGTTGCGGCTAAAAACATTCCTAATGCTTCTGCAACTCCATTAAGAAACTCTTTGCTTGTTATAACTTTAAAAAACTGTCTGATGTAATACTCCCTATGGCTCATAACCATTTTAGGATACCTGTTTTTCATTTTATCCTCCCTGTCTTGACATTGTATTACTATGTAATATATTGTAATGCAAAAGCAATAAATTGCAATAGGGGAGATGAATGAAAGAAGTAGATGAGCTAAAGCAGATAATAGAAAAAAGAAACAGGGATGTTGTTGTGATAGGAAGGCTACTTAAGAAAATCAAACAGGAAAAATCGTATAAAGAAAAATCGTTTTCAGAATTCCTGAGAAACATAGGCATAAGCACAAGGACGGCAAATTACTATATCAGAATATCGGAACTTGAAAATGCAGATAAGCTGGTTGAGGAAATTGGATATACAAAGCTGATAGTTTTAATGGAAGCAAAAAAGCTCAACAAGGAAACTCTTGAGATGGCAAAGGAGATGAGTGTTTCACAGCTGAAAAGGAAATTGTTTGAAACTGAACAGAAGAAAGATATTTCAAAGGTAGAGAAAGACATTGAAAGACTACTTAAGAAGTATCCAGTGGACGATTTTAAGAAGGCTCTTGTAAATGTAATAAAGAAACTTAAAGAGGAGGAATGAAATGGCAAATCTGGCTATTACAAAAGACCCTTCACTGCATAAATGGCTTAAGGAGAATAAAGACAAGCTTTTGATTACAAGTTATGGGGATGCACATCTTTTTCAGGAAACTGTCTTGATAAGGGGAGTTAAACCTTTTCCCTTGTTTGAAACTTTAGTTCCTTTGAGTTTTATAAACATCAGAAAAGAAGAAGAAGCTATTTTAAAACAGCTTAAAGAGTGTATTAAAGTAGAAGATGAACTTGAAAAGATGTTTATAGCGTCTCAAGTAATGAACGGCAGTAGAAGATACGGCACTTCATTTTCAAACTATCTGGATGTAGTTGTGTCTATACTGGACTATTTTTCCGATGAAGGTATAGAAAAAGCTACATTTAGAATTCGTGAAAGATGGGAAGGAATGACGGGAGATTTACTTGATAGATGGTTTGAGGTGCTTGATTATCAGGGTTCTGAAATTGGAGTTAGCACTCCTTACTCATTTGCTTTTGTCAGGCTGTCTGATGTTCCTCTGGAGCTGCAAAAAATGCTAAGGGAATACAATCTGTATTCTGATACAAAGTTTATAGGCATTTATGAAGATTATGGAGAACCTCAATATACCCTTGTTGCTGTTATCCAGAACAACCCTCTTGACCTTGATAATATTCCACAACTGTGGAATGACAACTTTGAAGCTGTAGGCAGAGAAGAAGAGAGCATACTGGAAAAATTTGATAAATACTTGAGGGAATTTAAGTTCCTTGATAAGGACCTTCTCTCTTTAGCATCAGAAATAAGAAGATTGAAATATTTGAATGATTTGAATATCTTATCTATTTTAAGATTGATAAAGATAAGATTAAAATTACAGAAGGAAAAAGAAAATAAATTTGGGGAACTGGAGAAAGTCCTTGACTTTCAAGTAAGCAAAAACAAGCCCCCCTTCTTTTTTGATGTAGAAATAATAACATAAAGAAGGAGGATTAGGAGAATGGTATGTGGTAGATGTGGAAGACCTTTATCTAACCCTAAATCAATAATAGCAGGTATTGGTCCACAATGCAAGAAGCACATAGAGTTTGAGCTTCAAATTAAGAAAATCAAAATGCGATGTATGCATAGTTTCTACTGCCTTCCACAGGTGGAACACATTGTAGTCTTATTGCAAAGAGCCAAGAAGAAGTTTGAAAAATACAATATACCCTGGTCGTCCGAAGCAGAAAAAGCAATCATAGAGGGATTAGGTCTTGATAAGCCGAGGATAGAATTGACAAGCGAGGAAAAAAAGAGAATGCTGGAATACATGAGGGATGCAGAAGATAGGGATATAGCAAAAGCTGAATTCTTTAGAATTATCGGGAAGTGCCCGCACGGCTTAAACTGCACCGACCCGGATACAGCTCTTGAAGCTACTTATCACTTAATTGGTCTTGTTTTTAAAGCTTCTGATGAAAACTACAAGGTTGCAGAAAACTTTTTGCTGATAATAGACCCACTACTTTCCATACTGGAACTGTTTGGAACTTCTGAAAGGAACTATTATGAAAGTTTTTATAAAGTAATGAAGAAAAAAGCAGAAATCCTTAAAAGAAAACACAGGAAGAAAAAAATAGCAGAAGAACTTGAAGATATATTAAATCTCTTATAAAAGGAGGTAGCCATGAAGAAAAAAATTAAATTTTTCTTTCTTTCATTAAACCTGTTCTTAATGATTACAATGCTCTGGACAGCCTTTGATAAAGCAAACCCTCTGTATATTTATTCCTTTGCCTATCCAGTTCAGTATGTTAGGGCTTCACTGGAAGTATCAGACCTAAAACCCCACTGGGACAACAAAGGCGATTGCAGGATACAAAATACGATAGAGGTAATCAAGAACCCTAACCTGTATGTAGTATTTGGGAAAATTCAAGACCCTAAAACAGGGATTGGAGGAGACCACCAATGGGCTACTTCTAATCCTAAAGAACCGAATATGTATGAATACATTACAGACAACACGACAGGCTTAACAGAAGAAAAGAAAAAAAGAGCCTATTATATGCCTCAAATTGTTTATAAACTTGAAAAGTGCAAGCTGATACCTGTTAAACAATTTAAAGAACTTACAGATGAAGAGGAATTTTTAGTTAAATCTGGAAAGTTTTATGTGGAAACTTTCTGTAAAAAGTATAGAGAAAAATGGATGTAAGCTATGAGAAGGTATTCCACAGTTTTCCCGGTTCATCATGCGGGTTTAATTCCTTTGTTGAAGGTGAAGAAGAAGAAGCATAAAGAATACAGCTAATATAAGGAGGTTCTATGGCAAAGAAATTAACAGACCAAGAAAAATTAGAATATGCAAAGGCAGATTTGGGCTATTTCCTGAAGCAGGAGAGGATAGCAATATCAATAAAACAGATGGCTATTGCAAAAGCTATTTGTAGAATATCAAACAGAGCTGACCTTTTAAGAACTACCAAAAGACACAAGGTTCTCTGGCTTTACAAGGAAAAGACCATTAAAAGAAAGTTTGTAAATAGAGCCTTAATACATTCTGTTGCCTATGCAAAAAAGAGATTTGATGAAGTTATTGATGAAACAAAATCAGCTTCTTCTAATAAAGCCAAAGTTTTGTATCTGGCTCTGCTTCACGACCTTGCACCTATATCTGCTGTGGAAATAGCTTTCAAGAAGTATGCAAAAAATGCAGGTTTGCAACAGCTTCACTATTCAAAACTAAAGCCATTAAGGGAGTGGAAGGAGATAATTGATGCTGAGATTGAAATAATTAAAAGAAAACTGGAGGAGAAAGATGACTTACGATGAGTATTTTAACTTGATTTTAAATTCAGAACCAGAAGATTGGCTTTTCTTTGATGAAGAAGATGTCCTTACATTTAAAAATGATTTGAACATTTGGATTAAAAGAGTAATTACCGATGAACCATTTGAAGAAGAATGGGCAAAAAGAAATCCAAATCCAGAAGCATATAAAGTTGATGTTAAATTTTACTATGGCAATTCTTTGGTGGATACTGATTTATATGTTTCTGTTGATGGTTATAGAGCTATAGTTCCTCTTACTAACTCAAGAGATAGTTATGATGTGAAAAAATCAAGATACATAATTGCCAAAATACTAAACCATGATACAAATGGATATATAGAACGCAGATACTTGAATATCTTTAATGTTGTAGATGGTTAATTTGTGATTTTCCCTTTCTCCTTCCACTCTTTTTTTTGTTTAAGTTCTATTACTTTAATAATTTATCATTTTAACATTTTGTTAATTTATTATTTTAATAGTTTAATAAAACATTAAAATAATATTTTGTTGTTCTGGTAATTTATCAATTTATCATCTCAATAAAATATTAAATTGTTATTTTATTACTACAACAATTTAGTAGATTTTATAATAATAGAAAAATCTACAACACCACCACTAAATCAGTGTCCATAAAATTGCAATTAATTGCAGTCTTTTGATTGTTTGTGATTGCATCTTGATTATTAAATTGTTATTTTATTAAAGTAATATTTTGATATTTTATCAATTTATTATTTTATTATTCTGATATTTTTACGAAAAGGAAAATATAAAAGAAAAGGAGGAATGACATGAAAGTAGCTTTTGATTTAGGGTTTGGCTGGACAAAGGTTTGCACCGATACTGGAGAGTGTTTCAAGTTTCCTACTTGGCTTGCATACCATTCTGATACAGCAATTAGCGAAGTTGATAAAGTGCTGGTAGATGGAAAAGAATATGTGGTCGGAGAGGATGCAAGACTTGAAAGGCAAAGAATAACAATCACATCAATTCAGGAACTTCTTAATTATTTTCCTGTTTTCAAAAGATATTCACTTGAGAAGTTGGGTATTTCTGAAAGTGAGGCACAGATAATAACTGGATTACCACCAATACACAAAGATAAAGCAGAAATTTTGGAAAAGCAGGGGGCTGTTGTTTTACCACAGGGGCTTGGAATATTTCTTGATGTAGCTGATAAGGTATCTGAAGAAGAATTGATGATTATAGATATTGGTTTTAATACTGTTGATTATATAGTTGTCATAAAAAATAAAAGGAAAAAAGGAAATACTATTGAAAAGCAAGGTGTAGAAAGGATGATTGAACTGTTTAGAAATAAATTACCAGATAGTTTAGGCTATCTCAAGCAATTTTCATTTCAAAGATTAATGGATGTTTTTGAAAAAGGATATGCAACAGTAGAAGGAGAAAGAATAGATTTAACATCTTACAAGGAGAGGGCTATTGAAGAGTATAATGAGGTTCTTAAAACAAGATTAAAAGATGAGATTGGGAACTTGATAGATGAAATAGAGCGAATAGTCATAGCTGGAGGAGGAGCTTATTATCTAAAAGATATTAGAAAAGCAGGAATTTACATTCCAGAAAAGCCAGAATTTAGCCAAGCAAGAGGTTATCTAAAGTATGAGTAGAGCAACTAAATTACAGCTTCAAAACATAAAAAGATTAACAAATTTACTTGGTATAGATGTTAATACTAAAGGTTTAACTTCAAAAGAAGCTTCCAAACTTTACAGGGAGCTTCTTTTATTAAGTGTGAGAGGTGATAAAAATGGCAAAGCTATCAAAAGATAAGACTACAATTTCAATAAGCCTTTCTAA comes from Persephonella marina EX-H1 and encodes:
- a CDS encoding replication initiation protein, which encodes MGENNREIKQFRGEIVKKDNLLNEGIHTIDTAEKYKLMLLMIAQIATQDEKPTSPEEIANRTYSFNVEDYINLKQVKDKYFMEDYVMDMAEYLRDNSAITITEFDDEGRLTRYRTIWIFEDVDFKKTTNGWKVVYKFTYSISSFLFELRNKFIAYHLKNIMPMRSKYSIRLYELLKQYEKIGERTFDIDEFREKIGTRVFVIDKKTKKKKLLSDDYKDFLDLRRRVIEKAVEEVNKYTDIEITDVEYHRKGRRIGFITFYFKPKINFDFEKIEEIKEKVEADKNEVLQQSKELPVAMEITWANIGQLRKHYKDKVEEIIRYIKELQTAKSLGNMKKGAVINTLTENEILFLLINADKDIYDDDMVVSIIKKALTNKKLKNPMGFLVDQLNINMKTAKFKELTLTAKKIDEELFKKKLEDMFIEGKPAIEFMKAYWNEKVKGKVSKEIAKLLREPLANAIYDELESVVYIPAPDEVYKDWLDTNFLEDIRQFLRDRFDVSDVVVEIVDFDEVKKNSN
- a CDS encoding DUF6011 domain-containing protein gives rise to the protein MVCGRCGRPLSNPKSIIAGIGPQCKKHIEFELQIKKIKMRCMHSFYCLPQVEHIVVLLQRAKKKFEKYNIPWSSEAEKAIIEGLGLDKPRIELTSEEKKRMLEYMRDAEDRDIAKAEFFRIIGKCPHGLNCTDPDTALEATYHLIGLVFKASDENYKVAENFLLIIDPLLSILELFGTSERNYYESFYKVMKKKAEILKRKHRKKKIAEELEDILNLL
- a CDS encoding ParM/StbA family protein, translated to MKVAFDLGFGWTKVCTDTGECFKFPTWLAYHSDTAISEVDKVLVDGKEYVVGEDARLERQRITITSIQELLNYFPVFKRYSLEKLGISESEAQIITGLPPIHKDKAEILEKQGAVVLPQGLGIFLDVADKVSEEELMIIDIGFNTVDYIVVIKNKRKKGNTIEKQGVERMIELFRNKLPDSLGYLKQFSFQRLMDVFEKGYATVEGERIDLTSYKERAIEEYNEVLKTRLKDEIGNLIDEIERIVIAGGGAYYLKDIRKAGIYIPEKPEFSQARGYLKYE